GTCCGACCGGTCGACGGCACGGTCCCCACCGCCGGGGGCTTCGGCGGTCGCCACGTCGACGGGTGCAGCGCGTGCTCGACGGACCACCACGGACTCGACTTCGCCGCCCGCGCCGGGACCCCGGCCGTCGCGGTCATGTCCGGCACGGTGGTGTCCGCCGGGGTCCTCGGCGGGTACGGCAACCAGGTGCTGCTCCGCCACCCGGACGGCACCGAGACGCGGTACGCGCACCTGTCCCGCATCGACGTGGTGGTCGGGCGCCAGGTCGCGGTCGGCGAACCGGTCGGCGCCGTCGGCAGCACCGGCATCTCGACCGGAGCGCACCTGCACTTCGAGGTCATCCTCGGCGGCGCCCCGGTCGACCCTGCACCGTGGCTCGCTGCCCGCGGGCTGCTCTGACCCGGGCTGCCCGGCGCCCGCGCCCGCGGCCGTGGGCTGTACGGACTGACCGGGACCCGTCCACACCCGGGGCGTAGCGTCGGACCGAGGACGGCACGGCGTCGTCCGAGGACGGAGACGCACGTGCGCGTGACGGTGTTGGGCACAGGGACGATGGGGGCAGGGGTCGCGCGGTCGCTGCTCCGCGAGGGACACGACGTCACGGTCTGGAACCGCAACGCCGACCGTGCCACACCGCTCGCCGACGACGGCGCCACGGTCGAGCGCGACGCGTCCGCCGCGGTGGCGGAGGCCGAGGTCGTCCTCCTGACGCTGTTCGACACCGACGCGGTGGTCGACGTGCTCGAGGCCGCAGCCGGGGACGCTCCGACCGACGCTGTGTGGGTGCAGGCCTCGACGATCGGGGTCGCGGGTACCGAGACCGTCGTGCAGCTCGCCGGCAAGTACGGCATCACCCTCGTCGAGGCGATGATGCTCGGGACGAAGGGCCCGGCGGAGCAGGGCAAGCTCACCATGCTCGCCGCGGGCCCCTCGGTGACGGTCGACCGGATCGACCCGGTGCTCGACGCGATCGGCGCGAAGACCGTCCGGGCCGGCGAGCGGGTCGGTGACGGCACCGCGCTGAAGCTCGCCGCGAACGCCTGGGTCGCCGCCATCACGGCGGCGACCGGCCAGTCCCTCGCCATCGCCCGCGCGCTCGGACTCGACCCGCACCTGTTCCTCGACGCGATCGAGGGCACCGCGAGCGACTCGCCCTACGCGCACACGAAGGGCGAGGCCATGCTGTCTGGGGAGTTCGCGCCGCAGTTCGCGCTCGACGGGATCCGGAAGGACATCGGACTCATCCGTGACGCCGCGCGGGACGCCGGGGTCTCGACGGAGCTGCTCGACGGCATCGACCGGGTCTACGCGCAGGCGAGCGCGGACGGGCACGGCGGCGACGACATCGCGGCGGTCGGCACCGCATTCTGACGCAGGTCAGGGCCGGTGGAGCCAGCGCCGCAGCGCGCCGGTGAGCCGGCCCACGGCCTCGTAGTTCATCGTGTTCGCGAGGTCGAACGCCTCGCGCGCCGGGTCGGCCCCGGCCTGGATGCGCCGGAGGGCGGCGTCCGCGCGGGCACGGGCGTCGAGCTCCGCGAGGGGCATGTCGTCCTCGGGGTCGTGCGCCGGCACCGCCGCGGGGTCGTCGGTCGCGCGCATGCCGTCAGGCTACGCGGACCGCTCGTCCTCGTCATCGTCCTGGTCGACGACGCGGGCCATCTCCTCGAGGAACGCGACCACGACGCCCATGTCCGACTGGGGCAGGTGCTCGGCGACCTCGAGCGTGCGGGTGTCGAGCTCGTCGATGACCTGCAGCACCTGCCGCATCGAGCCACCCGACGCGGTGAGGATGACCCCGCGGCGGTCGTGCGGGTCGGCGTGCCGCTCGACGTGTCCGCTGCGGACGAGCCGGTCGACGAGCGCCGACGTCGAGGCCGGCGTGATCTCGAGTCGGTCGGCCAGCTCCTTCGAGTTCACCGCGCGGCCGGTGGCCTCGGCGTCGAGCAGGATGCGCAGCGCGAGCAGGGCGTTCTCGCCGATGCCGAGCGCCTCGCGTGCCCGTCGCTGGGCAGCGCTCTCGGCACTCCGGTACCTGCGGAGCGCATTGAGGACGTCCACCGCGTCGACCCTGGAACCCTTGCCATACCAGAAGCCCGTGGTGGTGTCCGTCACCTCGGTCGTCATGAGGACAATGCTAGACGCTCTAGTTAGATTGTCTAGCGAGTGCGCGGGAACCGATGCACTTCCCAGCGACCCGGTGGCCGCTCTGCGCGCTCCGCGAGTGGTGCAACACCGGTGACGCGCGCCCGTAACACCAGCGCAACGACCCCTCAGTAGGTTCACCCCATGCAGGAGCCGACGTGCTGAGCCGACTCGCGGGGAGCGTGTTCCGCGTCGGGACCGCGGTCGAGCGTGCTGACGTCGTCGCCCGGATGCTCGAGGTGTACGTCGTCCGCCCGGACGTCGTCGCCGCGGGGGAGGACCCGGCGGTCGCGTCGGCGCTGCGCGCGGTGCTCGGCGCCCAGGGCCCGGGACGAGCCGGACGGGCCGCGACGATCGAGTCGCTCGCGCTCGACCGTCACGAGCCGGCCTCCGTCGCGTCCGCGGTCGCGGTGGCCCGGGACGACGCCCGCCGGGCCCGCGAGGTCGTCCCCACGGAGCTCTGGGACTGCCTCGACGTCACCCGGTCCCGGATGCCGCGGAAGGTGTCGGTCGAACGCGCGCACGAGTTCCTGGCGTGGGTGCGCGAGCGGAGTGCCCTGGCCGTCGGGGTCGTCGAGGGCGACGCGAGCCGCGACGAGGTGTGGGAGTTCTTCACGCTCGGCCGGTCGCTCCTGCGCTGCGGGGCCACCGCGCGGCTCCTCGCCTCGGACCTCGTCGACACCACTGCGCCGCACTCGTGGGCGACCGCGCTCCGGGCCTGCGGCGCCGTCGAGGCCTTCCGACGAGGCCGCGACCACCGTGCGACGGACCCGGCGAGCGTCGCGGGCTTCCTGCTCCGGGACGGACACAGTCCGCGGTCGCTCGCGTTCCTCGCGCAGCGGGCGGACGACTGCCTGGCCGACGTCGCGCCGGCCTGCGTCGCGGACGAGGTCGAGGCCTTCCGCCGGGCACGCGCCGCGCTCGAGCACCCCGACGCCGAGCAGCCCGACGCGTGGCCGCGCACGGTGACGGCGCGTCTCGCCGCGGCGGTCGACGCCGTGGTGGCGGCCCTCGACGAGCGCGTGTTCGCGGCCGCCGTCCCGGCGCGCTGACGGCCCCGCCGCTCACCCGTCGCTCCGCGAGCGGGCCACTTCTGTCACGCTCGCCGACCGCGGGCGACCAGTTCCGCCCGCTCGGCGGACGACGGGCGGCGCGTCCTGCCCGCTCGCGGCGCGACCGGCGGCGGTGGGGCCGGGTGGTGACGGCGTGGAGGCACGGTGCGGGCCCGCCACGCGCCTCCCGTCCGCCCTGTCCCCGTCCCTGGGCCCGCCTCGCGTCACCGCACCGCGAGCGGGCCACTCCTGTCACGCTCGGCGGCAGCAGGCGACCGGTTCCGCCCGCTCGGCGGACGACGGGCGGCGCGTCCTGCCCGCTCAGCGCGACCAGCGCACGCGGGTCCTGCCGGACCCGCGGGTCAGACGGCGCTCGAGCGGTCCGCGACCGCCTCGTCGCGCTCCAGGTCCCGCCGGATCGCGGCGCGCGACGCGCGCGTCCCGACCACGGGGATCGCGTGCGTGATCGCGAGGTGCAGGCGGTTGTCGGCGTCGTACCGGACCCGGAAGCGCTCCCACCGGACGAGCCACACGAGGGCGATCGCCAGCGCGACGAACCCGGACGCGGCACCGACGATGATGGCCCACCGTGGCCCCCAGGCATCCGCGACGGCGCCGACGATCGGTGCGCCGATGGGGGTGCCGCCCGCGAAGATCGCCATGTAGAGCGCCATCACGCGGCCGCGCATCGCCGGCTTCGTGGTGGTCTGGACGAGGGCGTTCGCGGTCGTCATGAACGTCAGCGAGGCGAGGCCGACGAACACCAGCACGACGGCGAACGACCAGTAGGTCGGGGCGAGGGCGGCCGCGGTGCACGCGAGCCCGAACCCGGCCGAGGCGATCACGAGCGTGCGCATCCTCGGGCGGTCCCGCCGGGCGGAGAGGAGCGCACCGGCGACCGAGCCGATCGCCATCACCGAGTTGAGCAGGCCGAACTCACCGGCGCCCTTGCCGAACTCGACGCGCGCCATCGTCGAGGTGAAGATCGGAAAGTTCACGCCGAACGTACCGACGACGAAGATCATGCAGAGCACGACGATGATGTCCGGCCGGGTCCGGACGTACCGGAAGCCCGCCACGATCTGGCCCTTGCCGCGCCCTGCACGAGGTCGGTCGGCGAGCTGTGCGGGGTCGACGAACCGCAGCGCGACGAGGACCGCCAGGAACGAGCCGGCGTTGATGACGAACACCCATCCCGAGCCGATCGCGGCGATGAGCACGCCCGCCACCGCGGGGCCGATCAGCCGCGCTGCGTTGAACGACGCGGAGTTCAGCGCGACGGCGTTCGCCACGTGCTCGCCCTGAACCACGTCGGAGACGAAGGCCTGTCGGATCGGGGTGTCGAACGCGGCGACGATGCCGAGCGCGAGCGCGAAGCCGTACAGCGACCAGAGCGTGGCGGTGTGGGTGAGGACCATGACGCCGAGTCCCAGGCCGAGTGCCCCCATCAGGCCCTGGGTGAGCATGAGCATCTTCCGCCGGTCGAACCGGTCGGCCACGAGTCCGGTGAACGGCAGGAGGAGTAGCTGCGGACCGAACTGCAGGGCCATTGTGATGCCGACCGCGACGGCGTCGTTGTCGGAGAGCTCGGTGAGGACGATCCAGTCCTGCGCGGTGCGCTGCATCCACGTGCCGACGTTGGACACGAGCGCGCCGGCGAACCAGATGCGGTAGTTGCGGGCGGCCAGGGAACGGAACATGGCGGTCACTGCTGGGCCAGCCTCCTCATGACGTCGGTGGCGGCGGCCAGGGTGCGGCGTTCGTCGAGGGTGAGTGCGCCGAGCCTCGGCGTGAGCCAGTCGTCGCGGCGGCGCCGGGTCTCCTCCACGAAGGCGGACCCAGCCGGGGTGGCCGAGAGCAGCACCTTGCGGCGGTCGTCGCCGTGGCCGCACTTCGACACGAGGCCCCGTTCGACGAGCGCAGCGACGGACTTCGTCATCGACGGGGGCGTCACCCCGTCCTGGCGGCTCAGCTCGGCGAGGGTCATCGCGCCCTCGCGGTGCAGCCGGGCGAGTGCCGAGAAGTGTGCGTCCGGCATGCTCGCGTCGGCCTTCTGCGCGCGGAGCGTCCGCGACAGCCGGTTCACGGCGATGCGGAGGTCGGTGGCGAGGGAGGAGTCGGGCACGGCCGTTAGCCTACCTCATTAGTTCAGCGAACGAACTGGTTGCCCCGAGGTCGATCCGCGCGTGGGATGCCGTTCCGCCCGTCGGAGGACGAATCGCGCATCGGACGTCGGAACTTCTGCCACCCAACGCGCGGATCGGTCTCCCATGACAGGCGCGATGGGCTCGAACCGCCGGACTGGAGGCACGGGTCGGGTGCGCGGGTCCGCCGACCTGACCCGCGCCTCCCGTCCGACCGTGTGGTGACGGACGCGCCGACAGCGCGCGTCGGACGCGCCGACAGCGCGCGTCGGACGCGCCGTCAGCGCTTGTCGGGCGCGCCGTCAGTGAGCGTCCGGACCGGTGATCGCGTCGTGGGGGAGCAGGGCGTGCACCCCCCAGGTGCGGTTCGCGACCTGGGTCACCCGCAAGCTCACGGCGACGCTCGCCATCGCGAGCGCCTGGGCGCGGGAGATGTCGTACAGCCCGGCGATCCAGTCGACCATCCCGTCGAGCGCCGTCGTCGTCGCGGCGTTCAGGTCCGCGTCGAACCCGAAGGTGATCCGTCCAGCAGGGGTGTCCGCGTGGATGCCGGCGACCGGGACCTCGTCGACGAGCGACAGCGTCATCGTGGTCGTCATCCCGCACTCGACCGCGGTACCGGACACCTCGCCGTCGCCCTGCGCGGCGTGGCCGTCGCCGACGGACAGCATCGCGTCCGGCACGGTGACCGGCAGGAACAGCGTCGACCCGGCGACGAGCTCGCGGCAGTCGACGTTGCCGCCGCCGAGGGGCCGCGGCGGGATCGTGGAGTGCTCCCCGGTCGCTTCCGGCGGGAGCCCCACGACGCCGA
The Curtobacterium citreum genome window above contains:
- a CDS encoding MarR family winged helix-turn-helix transcriptional regulator — translated: MPDSSLATDLRIAVNRLSRTLRAQKADASMPDAHFSALARLHREGAMTLAELSRQDGVTPPSMTKSVAALVERGLVSKCGHGDDRRKVLLSATPAGSAFVEETRRRRDDWLTPRLGALTLDERRTLAAATDVMRRLAQQ
- a CDS encoding M23 family metallopeptidase; its protein translation is MPRLSVTAAALSACLVVSVSTPAQALDATLPAATGPQGTVQWYAVAAGAGPDVQRDDFSVRDDFRRGPRISSDVTVVRPVDGTVPTAGGFGGRHVDGCSACSTDHHGLDFAARAGTPAVAVMSGTVVSAGVLGGYGNQVLLRHPDGTETRYAHLSRIDVVVGRQVAVGEPVGAVGSTGISTGAHLHFEVILGGAPVDPAPWLAARGLL
- a CDS encoding MarR family winged helix-turn-helix transcriptional regulator, which gives rise to MTTEVTDTTTGFWYGKGSRVDAVDVLNALRRYRSAESAAQRRAREALGIGENALLALRILLDAEATGRAVNSKELADRLEITPASTSALVDRLVRSGHVERHADPHDRRGVILTASGGSMRQVLQVIDELDTRTLEVAEHLPQSDMGVVVAFLEEMARVVDQDDDEDERSA
- a CDS encoding alpha-E domain-containing protein, producing the protein MLSRLAGSVFRVGTAVERADVVARMLEVYVVRPDVVAAGEDPAVASALRAVLGAQGPGRAGRAATIESLALDRHEPASVASAVAVARDDARRAREVVPTELWDCLDVTRSRMPRKVSVERAHEFLAWVRERSALAVGVVEGDASRDEVWEFFTLGRSLLRCGATARLLASDLVDTTAPHSWATALRACGAVEAFRRGRDHRATDPASVAGFLLRDGHSPRSLAFLAQRADDCLADVAPACVADEVEAFRRARAALEHPDAEQPDAWPRTVTARLAAAVDAVVAALDERVFAAAVPAR
- a CDS encoding MFS transporter is translated as MTAMFRSLAARNYRIWFAGALVSNVGTWMQRTAQDWIVLTELSDNDAVAVGITMALQFGPQLLLLPFTGLVADRFDRRKMLMLTQGLMGALGLGLGVMVLTHTATLWSLYGFALALGIVAAFDTPIRQAFVSDVVQGEHVANAVALNSASFNAARLIGPAVAGVLIAAIGSGWVFVINAGSFLAVLVALRFVDPAQLADRPRAGRGKGQIVAGFRYVRTRPDIIVVLCMIFVVGTFGVNFPIFTSTMARVEFGKGAGEFGLLNSVMAIGSVAGALLSARRDRPRMRTLVIASAGFGLACTAAALAPTYWSFAVVLVFVGLASLTFMTTANALVQTTTKPAMRGRVMALYMAIFAGGTPIGAPIVGAVADAWGPRWAIIVGAASGFVALAIALVWLVRWERFRVRYDADNRLHLAITHAIPVVGTRASRAAIRRDLERDEAVADRSSAV
- a CDS encoding acetamidase/formamidase family protein, producing the protein MTSHRLDASLDTAVDVLTAERAPVLRAVDGDTVTVRTLSAAGYTRRLASPGADAPTLLDARRGHCLVGPIAVTGARPGQVLAVRFDALVPDDWGYTGSGGIDTELNRALGLADPASRGPLLWDVDAAAGTARNQLGLGVRTAPFLGVVGLPPEATGEHSTIPPRPLGGGNVDCRELVAGSTLFLPVTVPDAMLSVGDGHAAQGDGEVSGTAVECGMTTTMTLSLVDEVPVAGIHADTPAGRITFGFDADLNAATTTALDGMVDWIAGLYDISRAQALAMASVAVSLRVTQVANRTWGVHALLPHDAITGPDAH
- a CDS encoding NAD(P)-dependent oxidoreductase — encoded protein: MTVLGTGTMGAGVARSLLREGHDVTVWNRNADRATPLADDGATVERDASAAVAEAEVVLLTLFDTDAVVDVLEAAAGDAPTDAVWVQASTIGVAGTETVVQLAGKYGITLVEAMMLGTKGPAEQGKLTMLAAGPSVTVDRIDPVLDAIGAKTVRAGERVGDGTALKLAANAWVAAITAATGQSLAIARALGLDPHLFLDAIEGTASDSPYAHTKGEAMLSGEFAPQFALDGIRKDIGLIRDAARDAGVSTELLDGIDRVYAQASADGHGGDDIAAVGTAF